A stretch of DNA from Anaerobacillus isosaccharinicus:
TTAAATTCATGATGGGACTTTATACTGTATTTGTTGATAAGGATTGCTCGATTGCAGAAATCAATCCTTTAGTAACGACTGGTGATGGTCGAGTTATGGCCCTAGATGCGAAATTTAACTTCGATTCAAATGCTCTTTATCGTCATAAAGATATCGTTGAATACCGTGACTTAGATGAAGAAGATTCAAAGGAAATTGAAGCGTCAAAATATGATTTAAGTTATATTTCTTTAGATGGTAATATCGGATGTATGGTTAATGGTGCAGGTCTTGCTATGGCAACGATGGACATCATTAAACATTATAGTGGTGATCCTGCTAACTTCCTTGATGTAGGTGGCGGTGCTACTGCTGAGAAGGTAACTGAAGCATTTAAGATTATTTTATCTGACCAAAATGTTAAAGGGATTTTCGTTAATATATTTGGTGGAATTATGAAATGTGATGTTATTGCTGAGGGTGTAGTAGAAGCTACGAAACAAGTAGGCTTAAGCTTACCTCTAGTTGTTCGTCTTGAAGGAACGAATGTTGAGTTAGGAAAGAAAATTCTAGATGAGTCTGGATTAAATATAACTTCTGCTGATTCGATGGCTGATGGGGCAGAAAAGATCGTATCTCTAGTTAAATAGAAGGGCGGGAGTGTTTATGAGTATCCTAATAAATAAAGATACAAAAGTTATTGTCCAAGGAATTACAGGAGCTACAGGCCTTTTTCATACAAAGCAAGCGGTTGAGTATGGAACGAATATTGTAGGTGGAGTTACCCCAGGTAAAGGTGGAACTGAAATCGAGGGAATTCCTGTATTTAATACTGTTGCTGATGCAGTTACTGCTACTGAAGCTAATGCTTCTGTTGTTTATGTACCACCAGCATTTGCTGCTGACGCAATTATGGAAGCTGTAGATGCACAGTTAGATTTAGTTATTTGTATTACAGAAGGAATTCCGGTTTTAGATATGGTCAAAGTTAGACGATATATGGAAGGGAAAAATACTCGTTTAATTGGACCTAACTGCCCTGGAGTTATTACTCCTGAAGAATGTAAGATTGGGATTATGCCTGGATACATTCATAAAAAAGGTCATGTAGGTGTAGTTTCTCGTTCTGGAACTTTAACATATGAAGCTGTACATCAGTTATCAACAAGAGGCATTGGCCAATCCACTGCTGTTGGTATTGGTGGAGACCCTGTTAATGGCACAAACTTTATCGATGTATTACAATTATTTAATGAAGATGAAGATACTTATGCTGTAATTATGATTGGGGAAATCGGTGGAACTGCAGAAGAAGAAGCTGCAGAGTGGATTAAAGCTAATATGAAGAAACCTGTAGTAGGCTTTATTGGTGGTCAAACTGCACCGCCAGGAAAAAGAATGGGTCATGCTGGTGCGAT
This window harbors:
- the sucC gene encoding ADP-forming succinate--CoA ligase subunit beta, which translates into the protein MNIHEYQGKEILRKYGVNVPNGKVAFTVDEAVEAARELGSNVTVVKAQIHAGGRGKAGGVKVAKSIDEVRTYASEILGKTLVTHQTGPEGKEVKRLLIEEGCDIQKEYYIGLVLDRATSRVVMMASEEGGTEIEEVAEQTPEKIFKEVVDPVVGLQGFQARRLAFNINIPKELVNQAVKFMMGLYTVFVDKDCSIAEINPLVTTGDGRVMALDAKFNFDSNALYRHKDIVEYRDLDEEDSKEIEASKYDLSYISLDGNIGCMVNGAGLAMATMDIIKHYSGDPANFLDVGGGATAEKVTEAFKIILSDQNVKGIFVNIFGGIMKCDVIAEGVVEATKQVGLSLPLVVRLEGTNVELGKKILDESGLNITSADSMADGAEKIVSLVK
- the sucD gene encoding succinate--CoA ligase subunit alpha, yielding MSILINKDTKVIVQGITGATGLFHTKQAVEYGTNIVGGVTPGKGGTEIEGIPVFNTVADAVTATEANASVVYVPPAFAADAIMEAVDAQLDLVICITEGIPVLDMVKVRRYMEGKNTRLIGPNCPGVITPEECKIGIMPGYIHKKGHVGVVSRSGTLTYEAVHQLSTRGIGQSTAVGIGGDPVNGTNFIDVLQLFNEDEDTYAVIMIGEIGGTAEEEAAEWIKANMKKPVVGFIGGQTAPPGKRMGHAGAIISGGKGTAAEKIKTLESCGVKVAQTPAVMGETLVAALEENNLLEKCITHK